A single window of Methylomarinum sp. Ch1-1 DNA harbors:
- the tusD gene encoding sulfurtransferase complex subunit TusD, translating into MNFAIQITCSPYAGNGGLTAFRFIETALQMNHQVNRVFFYKEGVYHAFKYNTPPDDELQLTAQWSALAERHDLDLVVCISAAQRRGLLCEDEAKRQGKLDDDVAAGFRIGGLGQLLEATLTADRFVEFS; encoded by the coding sequence ATGAATTTCGCGATACAAATCACCTGTAGCCCTTACGCCGGCAATGGTGGGCTGACCGCCTTCCGCTTTATTGAAACCGCCTTGCAAATGAATCATCAGGTGAACCGGGTGTTTTTTTATAAAGAAGGTGTTTATCATGCCTTCAAATACAACACGCCACCGGACGATGAATTACAACTCACCGCACAATGGAGCGCACTCGCAGAACGCCATGACCTGGATTTGGTGGTCTGTATTTCCGCCGCCCAGCGCCGGGGGTTGTTGTGCGAGGATGAGGCTAAGCGACAAGGTAAATTGGATGACGATGTGGCCGCGGGTTTTCGTATCGGTGGATTAGGGCAGTTGCTGGAAGCGACTCTAACGGCGGACCGCTTTGTCGAATTTTCCTGA
- the tusC gene encoding sulfurtransferase complex subunit TusC gives MIKNFLFVMSQAPHDGAGVQETLDIILTTAAFDQSVSLLFLDDGVLQLHQRQQSEKVGLKDTAAIFQALQIYDVHEYFVESESLQHRGLKPGNLILPVQEVYRKDINALMRRFDRVISA, from the coding sequence ATGATAAAAAATTTTTTGTTTGTGATGAGCCAGGCTCCGCATGACGGCGCCGGTGTTCAGGAAACGCTGGATATCATTTTGACGACCGCGGCTTTTGATCAGTCAGTCAGCCTGCTGTTTCTCGATGATGGCGTCTTGCAGTTGCATCAACGTCAACAGTCCGAAAAGGTGGGCTTAAAAGATACCGCGGCGATTTTTCAGGCCCTGCAAATCTATGATGTGCATGAATACTTTGTCGAGAGCGAATCGCTGCAGCATAGAGGTCTGAAACCGGGCAATTTGATATTACCGGTGCAGGAGGTCTATCGCAAAGATATTAACGCGCTGATGCGACGCTTTGATCGGGTGATTTCCGCTTGA